Proteins found in one Paenibacillus dendritiformis genomic segment:
- a CDS encoding NAD-dependent epimerase/dehydratase family protein gives MKILVLGGTRFFGKKLVHKLLDSGAKVTIATRGVTPDPFGDRVIRVQADRKDRDSLRAAVGDQVWDVVYDNICYTPREALMACELFTGKVKNYIFTSTLSVYGCASTGHPEADFDPYRYRYETDPEAEADYGEGKRQAEAVFFQRADFPVHAVRFPIVLGEDDYTRRLHFHVDRIRQGEPIGIPNREAKMSFISSDEAASFLYWLKEQTDAGPINACSIGELSLDRILAIVEEAVGRTAIVEPPSDGNRSPFGVPDHWFMDNRRAREAGFEFPEVTEWFIPLVRKLARN, from the coding sequence GTGAAAATATTAGTGCTTGGCGGAACGAGATTTTTCGGCAAAAAGCTGGTGCACAAGCTGCTGGACAGCGGTGCCAAGGTGACGATTGCCACGCGCGGCGTGACACCGGATCCGTTCGGCGATCGGGTTATCCGCGTCCAGGCGGATCGCAAGGACCGCGACTCGCTGCGGGCAGCGGTCGGGGATCAGGTCTGGGATGTTGTCTACGACAATATCTGCTATACGCCGCGGGAAGCGCTGATGGCATGTGAGCTCTTCACAGGGAAAGTGAAGAATTATATTTTCACCTCGACGTTGTCGGTATACGGCTGCGCTTCCACCGGTCATCCGGAAGCGGATTTCGATCCGTATCGTTATCGGTATGAGACGGATCCGGAAGCCGAAGCGGACTATGGCGAAGGAAAGCGGCAGGCGGAGGCCGTCTTCTTCCAGCGCGCCGATTTCCCCGTGCATGCGGTCCGCTTTCCGATTGTGCTGGGGGAGGACGACTATACGCGGCGGCTTCATTTCCATGTGGACCGGATCCGTCAGGGGGAGCCGATTGGCATTCCGAACCGGGAGGCGAAGATGTCGTTCATCAGCTCGGATGAAGCGGCTTCGTTCCTGTACTGGCTGAAGGAGCAGACCGATGCGGGACCAATCAATGCTTGCTCCATCGGAGAACTGTCGCTCGATCGCATCCTCGCCATCGTGGAAGAGGCTGTCGGCAGAACGGCGATCGTTGAGCCGCCGTCGGATGGGAACCGTTCGCCATTCGGCGTTCCAGATCATTGGTTCATGGATAATCGCCGGGCGCGGGAAGCCGGATTCGAGTTCCCTGAAGTGACAGAGTGGTTCATTCCGCTCGTGCGCAAGCTGGCGCGGAATTGA
- a CDS encoding GNAT family N-acetyltransferase, with product MFINVKSRLREAVIRDLIELCVFPDPDKVEAVLKTYEQNPGDELWGYESEGEVVGIIGFRKHGKEIEILHIAVHPELRGAGFGRGMILELIHQEQPDVVKAETDEEAVDFYRNIGFVIESRGEVYPGVERFTCTYETHPEEQ from the coding sequence ATGTTCATAAATGTGAAGTCACGGCTGCGGGAGGCGGTCATTCGCGATCTCATCGAGCTGTGTGTATTTCCCGACCCGGATAAGGTGGAAGCTGTATTGAAAACGTATGAGCAGAATCCCGGAGACGAGCTGTGGGGATATGAGAGCGAAGGCGAGGTTGTGGGCATCATCGGCTTCCGGAAGCATGGGAAGGAGATTGAGATTCTTCATATCGCCGTTCATCCGGAGCTGCGGGGCGCAGGGTTCGGCAGGGGCATGATCTTGGAGCTCATTCATCAGGAGCAGCCGGATGTGGTCAAGGCCGAGACCGATGAGGAAGCGGTCGATTTTTATCGGAATATCGGATTCGTGATTGAGAGCCGAGGCGAAGTCTACCCGGGTGTGGAACGGT